One segment of Rhodococcus opacus B4 DNA contains the following:
- a CDS encoding 2-keto-4-pentenoate hydratase has product MSTPQGTSLPPTARATADAIAVAAERLSTAAATSTPCTPVRDLIGADDVAAAYAVQERIVADRIAAGASVVGRKIGLTSPAVQQQLGVDQPDFGVLFDDMRCAEAGPIPLSRLLQPKVEAEIAFVLGRDLVDGPLDDAQIRAAVDYAVAALEIVDSRIAGWDITFGDTVADNGSSGLFVLGADRRTLDSFDPVAAQMQMFIGDTEVSTGTGAACLGDPVRALAWLARTAREFGQPLLAGQVILSGALGPMAAIDSAGTVRADITGLGSVTATFTQE; this is encoded by the coding sequence ATGAGCACACCTCAGGGCACCAGCCTGCCCCCCACGGCGCGAGCCACCGCCGACGCTATCGCCGTCGCTGCCGAGCGGTTGAGCACCGCCGCCGCAACTTCCACGCCGTGCACCCCGGTCCGCGACCTGATCGGTGCCGACGACGTCGCGGCGGCGTATGCCGTCCAGGAGCGGATCGTCGCGGACCGGATCGCCGCCGGTGCGAGTGTGGTGGGCCGCAAGATCGGGCTGACCTCCCCGGCGGTCCAGCAGCAGCTCGGCGTCGACCAACCGGACTTCGGGGTGCTGTTCGACGACATGCGCTGCGCGGAGGCCGGCCCGATCCCGCTGTCTCGTCTGCTGCAGCCGAAGGTGGAGGCGGAGATCGCGTTCGTCCTCGGCCGCGATCTGGTGGACGGGCCGCTCGACGACGCCCAGATCCGCGCTGCCGTCGACTACGCGGTGGCCGCCCTCGAGATCGTCGACAGCCGAATCGCCGGGTGGGACATCACCTTCGGAGACACCGTCGCCGACAACGGGTCGAGCGGGCTGTTCGTCCTCGGTGCCGATCGGCGCACCCTCGACTCCTTCGACCCGGTCGCCGCGCAGATGCAGATGTTCATCGGCGACACCGAGGTGTCGACCGGCACCGGTGCCGCCTGCCTCGGTGACCCGGTGCGGGCGCTGGCCTGGCTCGCGCGCACCGCCCGCGAGTTCGGCCAACCACTACTGGCCGGTCAGGTGATCTTGTCCGGGGCCCTCGGGCCGATGGCCGCCATCGACAGCGCCGGCACCGTCCGCGCCGACATCACCGGTCTCGGATCGGTCACCGCAACCTTCACCCAGGAGTGA
- a CDS encoding ribbon-helix-helix domain-containing protein: MNSNDKNSDYDGLAEWAEHEMTLPKNSATAKRGAEAAAAGRELLERVGAGRPSLAGASGESPKRQVRLPAPLSNKLDELAERQHRKPSELMREAVEEYIQRHSA, encoded by the coding sequence ATGAACAGCAACGATAAGAACTCCGATTACGACGGGCTCGCCGAGTGGGCGGAGCACGAGATGACGCTGCCGAAGAACTCGGCCACTGCCAAGCGGGGCGCCGAGGCCGCCGCAGCGGGGCGCGAACTGCTCGAGAGGGTGGGCGCCGGCCGTCCGTCCTTGGCCGGCGCCAGCGGCGAATCACCCAAGCGGCAGGTCCGACTGCCGGCGCCGCTGAGCAACAAGCTCGACGAACTCGCTGAACGCCAGCACCGTAAGCCCAGCGAACTGATGCGTGAGGCCGTCGAGGAGTACATCCAGAGGCACTCCGCCTGA
- a CDS encoding IclR family transcriptional regulator, producing the protein MSDQEFDRTTVLGKVMMVLHAFTIDDSTLSLAELVRRTSIPKGTLHRVLSDMVAVRMLDRTDAGYRLGGSLFELGMRASVERSLLEVAIPFMEDLYVRTHETVHLGVLDGTEVVYLSKIGGHRQASAPSRIGGRMPVHCTAIGKVLLAHADNALREQVLSAPLARYTPRTIILPGSLRTQLDRITEEGMAYEYEESATGIVCVAAPVRDGEDAVAAISVTGPSHRFRPDTHATSVRAAADGIGLTLSRRTQLVADTR; encoded by the coding sequence GTGTCCGATCAGGAGTTCGACCGCACGACGGTGCTGGGCAAGGTCATGATGGTGCTGCATGCGTTCACCATCGACGACTCGACCCTGTCGCTGGCCGAACTGGTCCGGCGGACGTCCATCCCGAAGGGCACGCTGCACCGGGTCCTCTCCGACATGGTGGCGGTGCGAATGCTGGACCGCACCGATGCCGGTTACCGGCTCGGCGGCTCGTTATTCGAGCTGGGCATGCGGGCGTCGGTCGAGCGCAGCCTGCTCGAGGTGGCGATCCCGTTCATGGAGGACCTCTATGTCCGCACCCACGAGACGGTGCACCTGGGGGTCCTCGACGGGACGGAGGTCGTGTACCTGTCGAAGATCGGCGGCCATCGGCAGGCGAGCGCACCATCGAGGATCGGGGGCCGGATGCCGGTGCACTGCACCGCAATCGGCAAGGTGCTGCTCGCCCACGCCGACAACGCCCTACGGGAGCAGGTGCTCTCCGCTCCGCTGGCCCGCTACACCCCGCGGACCATCATCCTGCCCGGATCGCTGCGCACCCAGCTCGACCGCATCACAGAAGAGGGCATGGCCTACGAATACGAGGAATCCGCCACCGGAATCGTGTGCGTGGCCGCCCCCGTCCGCGACGGCGAGGACGCCGTCGCGGCGATCAGCGTGACCGGCCCGTCCCACCGCTTCCGCCCTGACACGCACGCCACGTCGGTCCGCGCAGCGGCTGACGGCATCGGCTTGACACTTTCTCGCCGTACTCAGCTTGTTGCCGACACTCGATGA
- a CDS encoding RES family NAD+ phosphorylase: MFTLCPPARRCTARTGPSSLGFGTSLGGRFDIPGPDGTCYTAESELITLLETWCGIQLIPSPEIAQRVISAVVVNRELHLADATSNAAIGFGMTSEISTTTDYALTQQWPQALHAAGFDGIRYWARDEMTHVHACVALFAPSGDQTSTVAVPSGFTVVGTDTFAGSHRPLGFAVRDGRDRSPGHPRQHLKPGRPETSLSVSGWASRGGIEGATPGRAR; this comes from the coding sequence CTGTTTACGCTGTGCCCGCCGGCACGACGATGCACCGCACGCACGGGGCCAAGTTCGCTCGGGTTCGGCACCAGCCTCGGGGGCCGCTTCGACATTCCCGGCCCCGACGGGACCTGCTACACCGCCGAGTCCGAACTGATCACCCTCCTCGAGACCTGGTGCGGAATCCAACTCATCCCGAGCCCGGAGATCGCACAACGAGTCATCTCCGCGGTGGTAGTCAACCGAGAACTGCACCTCGCCGACGCGACCTCGAACGCCGCGATCGGATTCGGAATGACGTCCGAGATCTCGACAACCACTGACTACGCGCTCACCCAGCAATGGCCACAGGCACTACACGCAGCCGGCTTCGATGGAATCCGATACTGGGCGCGGGACGAAATGACCCACGTGCACGCCTGCGTCGCCCTGTTCGCACCCAGTGGGGACCAGACCAGCACGGTGGCAGTCCCCAGCGGCTTCACAGTGGTGGGCACCGACACGTTTGCCGGATCGCACCGACCTCTGGGATTCGCTGTACGAGACGGCCGGGATCGAAGTCCTGGACATCCCCGGCAGCATCTAAAGCCAGGCCGTCCCGAGACATCGCTGAGCGTCTCGGGATGGGCGTCTCGGGGTGGCATCGAAGGCGCGACCCCGGGCCGTGCGCGCTAG
- a CDS encoding acetaldehyde dehydrogenase (acetylating), translating to MSENTRKVTVAVIGSGNIGTDLMIKVIRHSDVLQMGAMVGIDPDSDGLARARRLGVPTTAVGVHGLLELPNFDEIDVVFDATSAKAHAANAALLEPLGKRLIDLTPAALGPFVVPAVNLDEHRHAANVNMVTCGGQATIPIVAAVSRVTPVAYAEIVASIASKSAGPGTRANIDEFTETTSHAIETVGGARRGKAIIVLNPADPPLIMRDTVLCLISARDPATHDAIRNSIQAMVEHVATYVPGYRLKQQVQITPVPDGQPVHTLLASGDTAAPTHQVSVFLEVEGAAHYLPAYAGNLDIMTSAAVRYAESVADTIAAPAATQGATR from the coding sequence ATGAGCGAGAACACCCGTAAGGTCACCGTCGCGGTGATCGGATCCGGCAACATCGGCACCGACCTGATGATCAAGGTGATCCGCCACTCCGACGTCCTGCAGATGGGCGCGATGGTGGGCATCGACCCCGACTCCGACGGCCTCGCCCGCGCCCGCCGCCTCGGCGTCCCCACCACCGCCGTCGGCGTCCACGGCCTGCTGGAGCTGCCGAACTTCGACGAGATCGACGTGGTCTTCGACGCCACCTCCGCCAAGGCACACGCCGCCAACGCCGCCCTGCTCGAACCGCTCGGCAAACGGCTGATCGACCTCACCCCGGCCGCCCTCGGCCCGTTCGTGGTGCCGGCGGTCAACCTCGACGAACACCGTCACGCCGCCAACGTCAACATGGTCACCTGCGGCGGTCAGGCCACCATCCCGATCGTCGCCGCCGTCTCCCGCGTGACACCGGTCGCCTACGCCGAGATCGTTGCCTCCATCGCCTCGAAGTCCGCGGGACCGGGCACCCGGGCGAACATCGACGAGTTCACCGAAACCACCTCCCACGCCATCGAAACCGTCGGCGGCGCCCGCCGCGGCAAGGCCATCATCGTCCTCAACCCGGCCGACCCGCCGCTGATCATGCGGGACACGGTCCTGTGCCTGATCTCCGCCCGCGACCCGGCCACCCACGACGCCATCCGGAACTCGATCCAGGCGATGGTCGAGCACGTCGCGACCTACGTGCCCGGCTACCGGCTCAAGCAGCAGGTCCAGATCACCCCGGTCCCGGACGGCCAACCCGTGCACACCCTGCTCGCGTCCGGGGACACGGCGGCACCCACCCACCAGGTGTCGGTGTTCCTCGAAGTCGAAGGCGCCGCACACTACCTGCCGGCCTACGCCGGCAACCTCGACATCATGACCTCGGCCGCGGTCCGCTACGCCGAGTCCGTCGCCGACACGATCGCCGCCCCGGCGGCAACCCAGGGAGCCACCCGATGA
- a CDS encoding DUF4193 domain-containing protein: MATDYDAPRVTESDEPDTSLEQLTASRKDTQSPAVDVEDADTAESFELPGADLSGEEFTVRVIPKQSDEFTCTSCFLVHHRSRLAEHQQLICRDCA; this comes from the coding sequence ATGGCCACCGACTACGACGCCCCCCGAGTCACCGAATCCGACGAGCCGGACACGTCCCTCGAACAGCTGACCGCCAGCCGGAAAGACACCCAGTCCCCCGCCGTGGACGTCGAGGACGCCGACACCGCCGAGTCCTTCGAACTGCCCGGCGCCGACCTGTCCGGTGAAGAATTCACCGTCCGCGTAATCCCCAAGCAGTCGGACGAATTCACCTGTACCAGTTGCTTTCTGGTCCACCATCGCAGCCGCCTCGCCGAACATCAGCAGCTGATCTGCCGGGACTGCGCCTGA